A region from the Nonlabens sp. YIK11 genome encodes:
- a CDS encoding RNA polymerase sigma factor — MSQTTDREILDLIANPKSLDKGFRMLVKEHQQNLYWQIRKILLNHEDADDVLQNVFIKIFRGLPNFKGDSKLSTWMFRIAYNESMTFLKRKSKIVQINSAEMQDYLVQQLEADVYFTGDDIQMQLQKALVRLPDRQREIFNMRYYDEIKFKDIAEILELSEGAVKSSYHIAAKKIESYLKGD; from the coding sequence ATGAGCCAAACAACCGACCGCGAAATTCTTGATCTCATTGCAAACCCTAAGTCACTGGACAAAGGTTTTCGCATGCTTGTGAAAGAACATCAGCAAAACCTTTACTGGCAAATACGTAAGATCCTGCTCAACCACGAGGACGCAGATGATGTGCTGCAAAATGTCTTTATCAAGATCTTTAGAGGCTTGCCTAATTTTAAAGGTGATAGTAAATTGAGTACCTGGATGTTTAGAATTGCATACAATGAAAGTATGACCTTTCTCAAACGCAAATCTAAAATCGTCCAGATCAACAGTGCCGAAATGCAAGATTACCTAGTACAGCAACTGGAAGCAGATGTGTATTTCACGGGTGATGATATACAAATGCAACTTCAAAAAGCACTGGTACGATTACCAGATCGCCAGCGAGAGATTTTTAACATGAGGTACTACGACGAGATCAAGTTTAAGGATATCGCCGAAATTTTGGAACTTAGTGAAGGTGCTGTAAAATCAAGCTATCATATTGCAGCAAAAAAGATAGAGTCTTACCTTAAGGGAGATTAA
- a CDS encoding DUF6498-containing protein produces the protein MKLGVLQPLLKINERTTHIYLSSLFVLLLYFLGSVNAITVIFSYFLETIVIGVINVFKILLSRKKDEKELNGKFFLAAFFTVHYGMFVAIQSMFAFTYLEISDPNWTSSGFELVDNYARVLAMDNIGWILGTIILNNLWVFYKNYLQNGRYLEVSGLELMFAPYVRIFVQQFVVILSGFFISFGAQHAAVVLLIGLRTFIDVMIVEIRDGTPFMEYLVKKNNTNKISDEEFRKYVKNLSE, from the coding sequence ATGAAATTAGGAGTGCTGCAACCATTGCTCAAGATCAATGAGCGAACGACCCATATCTATCTTTCCAGCCTTTTTGTGCTGCTGTTGTACTTTTTAGGATCTGTAAATGCCATCACGGTGATCTTTTCCTATTTCTTGGAGACCATCGTGATAGGTGTCATTAATGTATTCAAGATTCTTTTATCGCGTAAAAAAGATGAAAAGGAACTTAATGGCAAATTCTTTCTCGCGGCATTCTTTACCGTCCATTATGGAATGTTTGTAGCGATACAATCCATGTTTGCCTTTACCTATCTGGAAATTTCAGATCCCAACTGGACCAGTAGTGGTTTTGAATTGGTTGATAATTATGCCCGTGTGCTTGCGATGGACAATATAGGTTGGATTCTGGGTACGATCATTTTAAATAACCTTTGGGTATTTTATAAAAATTACCTGCAGAATGGGCGATATCTGGAAGTTAGTGGACTAGAACTGATGTTTGCGCCGTACGTCAGGATATTTGTGCAACAGTTTGTGGTAATCCTATCTGGATTTTTTATCAGCTTTGGAGCGCAGCATGCGGCCGTGGTTTTATTGATAGGCTTGCGCACCTTTATTGATGTGATGATAGTAGAGATACGAGATGGCACTCCTTTTATGGAGTATCTGGTCAAGAAAAACAACACCAATAAAATAAGCGACGAAGAATTTAGGAAGTACGTCAAAAACCTTTCTGAATAG
- a CDS encoding DUF4230 domain-containing protein, which yields MNSRLKNIFIGVAITIIIVLMYSYYSSRNDERERLIAQTALIEKQVRNVSKLVVTEATYAKVYTYENTKVFGWDFFSSQKRALVISNAKVQIAYDLKKMNFQIDENAKTIRILNIPPPEIKIDPDLTYYNLDNGLTNRFEARDFNKIKTQITKDLKSKVSKSEVVGNAQNRLLSELSQIYVLTESFGWTLEYDGSTINSDSDWSDLMD from the coding sequence ATGAATAGCAGACTTAAAAATATCTTTATAGGTGTTGCCATCACGATCATTATTGTGCTGATGTACAGCTATTATAGCAGCCGCAATGACGAGCGCGAACGCCTTATTGCCCAAACCGCTTTGATTGAGAAACAGGTGCGCAACGTGAGCAAGCTTGTAGTGACTGAGGCTACTTATGCCAAGGTGTATACCTATGAGAATACAAAGGTTTTTGGTTGGGATTTTTTCAGTAGCCAGAAACGAGCGCTGGTCATTTCAAACGCAAAAGTTCAAATCGCGTATGACTTGAAAAAGATGAATTTCCAGATTGATGAGAATGCCAAAACGATTAGGATTCTTAACATTCCACCACCAGAGATTAAGATCGACCCTGATCTCACCTATTATAATCTGGATAATGGACTCACCAACAGATTTGAAGCACGGGATTTTAATAAAATCAAAACGCAGATTACCAAAGACCTAAAAAGCAAGGTAAGTAAGAGTGAAGTTGTAGGCAATGCCCAGAATAGACTGCTTAGTGAGTTATCACAAATCTATGTCCTGACAGAAAGCTTCGGCTGGACACTGGAATATGACGGCTCTACCATCAACAGCGATAGCGACTGGAGTGACCTGATGGATTAG